In one Bactrocera tryoni isolate S06 chromosome 5, CSIRO_BtryS06_freeze2, whole genome shotgun sequence genomic region, the following are encoded:
- the LOC120778875 gene encoding uncharacterized protein LOC120778875, producing MNTKSKSCLIDEMLTELASSRQSMSHQSNVISDVIDKSNNIMLQIESTRGSTNSANTNADSSTNKTFSCKKEIVQILAKIIENSPQMFSANMQTLAASLNQNGDQFEQYLEQSHQRAEYLSSCVRKLLAVGDTLTQIKTVLHEADDINNSEVYEPSSE from the exons atgaataccaagTCGAAATCTTGCTTGATCGATGAAATGCTAACTGAATTGG CAAGTAGTCGGCAATCTATGTCTCATCAGTCGAATGTAATTTCAGACGTCATTGATAAGTCAAATAATATAATGCTTCAAATTGAATCTACGCGCGGTAGCACAAATAGTGCCAACACTAATGCAGATAGCTccacaaataaaacattttcttgTAAAAAGGAAATAGTACAGATTTTGgctaaaataattgaaaattcgcCACAGATGTTTAGCGCCAACATGCAAACTCTCGCAGCCAGCTTGAATCAAAACGGTGACCAGTTTGAGCAGTATCTAGAACAGAGCCATCAACGTGCCGAGTATTTAAGTAGCTGCGTTAGAAAATTGCTCGCTGTGGGCGATACACTAACGCAAATAAAAACTGTTCTACATGAGGCTGATGACATTAATAATTCTGAAGTATATGAACCATCGagtgaataa
- the LOC120778731 gene encoding acyl carrier protein, mitochondrial isoform X1, whose protein sequence is MSLTLAVRNCSRFAAKSLRVTAAVSLTAQPQMRLMHKVSSNSPAVSALLNQNNSAWQSQFVRNYSAKPPLTLKLIGERVLLVLKLYDKIDPSKLSVDSHFINDLGLDSLDHVEVIMAMEDEFGFEIPDSDAEKLLKPADIIKYVADKEDIYD, encoded by the exons ATGTCATTAACGCTAGCTGTTCGTAACTGCAGCCGTTTTGCTGCAAAATCACTGCGTGTAACTGCCGCAGTGTCGTTAACTGCCCAGCCACAAATGCGTTTGATGCACAAGGTTAGCAGCAATTCACCTGCCGTAAGCGCTTTGCTAAATCAG AACAATTCTGCATGGCAATCACAATTTGTGCGAAACTATTCTGCAAAGCCGCCACTTACTCTTAAATTAATAGGCGAACGCGTCTTGCTCGTACTGAAACTGTATGACAAGATCGACCCCAGCAAG CTCAGCGTTGACTCGCATTTCATTAATGATCTTGGTCTCGACTCATTGGATCATGTGGAAGTTATAATGGCCATGGAAGATGAGTTCGGTTTTGAAATTCCCGATTCAGATGCCGAAAAATTACTGAAACCAGCTGACATCATTAAATATGTTGCAGACAAGGAGGACATATACGATTAA
- the LOC120778873 gene encoding augmin complex subunit msd5: MALRSVDFSEISKTIYKNYNKHENNIKEHRVKTSIINLSSFYDGYQREIKDINSEITPSKDNPTVADFADIFKAFEEYPSNLHKPKRLPIKEQQLRMNCTMARDMTIMVNSREQSPGSTSLQNMSCATELPSASEIYNVFKKFQQKLTQFLNERQQQECAQSFEKKLDQLCAFAKQLEKLCPAVNNIEQAFKPDEEKKLQNILANLEELNYMRENQEIFINGTPTANTQSARTESFMNLITYLLNTVSSM, encoded by the coding sequence atggcTTTAAGAAGTGTTGATTTTTCGGAAATCTctaaaaccatatataaaaattacaataaacacgaaaataatatcaaaGAGCATAGGGTAAAAACCTCAATTATTAACCTGTCGAGTTTTTATGATGGTTATCAACGTGAAATTAAAGATATTAATTCTGAAATTACACCCTCCAAGGACAATCCTACAGTAGCAGACTTCGCAGATATATTTAAAGCATTTGAAGAGTATCCCTCCAATTTACACAAGCCAAAACGCCTGCCAATAAAAGAGCAGCAACTGCGAATGAATTGTACAATGGCGAGAGATATGACCATAATGGTTAATTCACGTGAACAATCACCAGGAAGCACTTCACTTCAAAATATGAGCTGTGCAACGGAGTTACCTTCAGCCTCGGAGATCTATaatgtctttaaaaaatttcagcaGAAACTTACACAATTTCTAAATGAAAGACAGCAACAAGAATGCGCTCAGtcttttgaaaagaaattggATCAATTATGTGCATTCGCGAAGCAGTTGGAGAAGCTATGTCCAGCTGTAAATAATATAGAACAAGCTTTCAAACCTGAcgaggaaaaaaaattacaaaatatacttGCTAACCTAGAAGAGCTTAATTATATGCGTGAAAatcaagaaatatttataaatggaACGCCAACAGCCAATACACAGTCAGCGCGCACAGAaagttttatgaatttaatCACCTATTTATTAAACACAGTTTCCAGTATGTAA
- the LOC120778731 gene encoding acyl carrier protein, mitochondrial isoform X2: MSLTLAVRNCSRFAAKSLRVTAAVSLTAQPQMRLMHKVSSNSPAVSALLNQQNYKKSFEVRTYASAKRSLEEIQDRVLKVVASYDKVTADKLSVDSHFINDLGLDSLDHVEVIMAMEDEFGFEIPDSDAEKLLKPADIIKYVADKEDIYD, encoded by the exons ATGTCATTAACGCTAGCTGTTCGTAACTGCAGCCGTTTTGCTGCAAAATCACTGCGTGTAACTGCCGCAGTGTCGTTAACTGCCCAGCCACAAATGCGTTTGATGCACAAGGTTAGCAGCAATTCACCTGCCGTAAGCGCTTTGCTAAATCAG caaaattacaaaaaatcttTTGAAGTGCGCACATATGCATCAGCTAAACGCAGTTTGGAGGAAATCCAAGATCGTGTTTTGAAAGTAGTCGCAAGCTATGACAAAGTGACTGCTGACAAG CTCAGCGTTGACTCGCATTTCATTAATGATCTTGGTCTCGACTCATTGGATCATGTGGAAGTTATAATGGCCATGGAAGATGAGTTCGGTTTTGAAATTCCCGATTCAGATGCCGAAAAATTACTGAAACCAGCTGACATCATTAAATATGTTGCAGACAAGGAGGACATATACGATTAA
- the LOC120778731 gene encoding acyl carrier protein, mitochondrial isoform X3, with protein MSLTLAVRNCSRFAAKSLRVTAAVSLTAQPQMRLMHKVSSNSPAVSALLNQQNYKKSFEVRTYASAKRSLEEIQDRVLKVVASYDKNNSAWQSQFVRNYSAKPPLTLKLIGERVLLVLKLYDKIDPSKLSVDSHFINDLGLDSLDHVEVIMAMEDEFGFEIPDSDAEKLLKPADIIKYVADKEDIYD; from the exons ATGTCATTAACGCTAGCTGTTCGTAACTGCAGCCGTTTTGCTGCAAAATCACTGCGTGTAACTGCCGCAGTGTCGTTAACTGCCCAGCCACAAATGCGTTTGATGCACAAGGTTAGCAGCAATTCACCTGCCGTAAGCGCTTTGCTAAATCAG caaaattacaaaaaatcttTTGAAGTGCGCACATATGCATCAGCTAAACGCAGTTTGGAGGAAATCCAAGATCGTGTTTTGAAAGTAGTCGCAAGCTATGACAAA AACAATTCTGCATGGCAATCACAATTTGTGCGAAACTATTCTGCAAAGCCGCCACTTACTCTTAAATTAATAGGCGAACGCGTCTTGCTCGTACTGAAACTGTATGACAAGATCGACCCCAGCAAG CTCAGCGTTGACTCGCATTTCATTAATGATCTTGGTCTCGACTCATTGGATCATGTGGAAGTTATAATGGCCATGGAAGATGAGTTCGGTTTTGAAATTCCCGATTCAGATGCCGAAAAATTACTGAAACCAGCTGACATCATTAAATATGTTGCAGACAAGGAGGACATATACGATTAA